Within the Salinibacterium sp. TMP30 genome, the region CATGACAGTGCACGCCCGTTTCGCGATCGTCGCACTCGCTCCAGTGCTATATAACCGCATTTCTTTCGTCCCACCCATGCCTCGCCGCAAGCATCAGATGTATCAGCACCTATCGATGGGCTTCGTCATCAAAGTGCACGCCGTTTACGAGACCCCGTTCTGGCGAGACAACGGCCTTTCCGGCACTGCGTTCAGCCCGTACGAGATCGTGCACGAAGCGTACGACAACACCAACCACGATGATCCCCACGGAACCCTCGTCGGGTTTGTATCCGACCTGCACGCCGACGACGCGCTCACTCTCTCCGCTGCCGAGCGTAAAGACCGCATCCTCGAATCGCTGTCGCACTACTACGGGCCCGAAGCGAAGAGCCCGATCGTCTACTACGAAAGCGATTGGGGCACCGAGGAATGGACTCGAGGCGCCTACGCCGCGAGCTTTGATCTCGGTGGGCTTTCGCGGTACGGCAACGACCTGCGCACGCCCGTCGGCCCAATCCACTTCGCCTGCAGCGACATCGCTGGCGCCGGCTATCAGCACGTTGACGGAGCGATACGCATGGGCCGTATCGTGGCCGACGACATCACTAACGAAGCCCACGCCTAAAAGGGCTCTATCGTGTTCGGAGCCCACGGCTACCTCACATGACTAGGCTGCGGCATGGCTCGCCGGTGAATGCTGCGCCTATACCTTCCCGCAGCCATGAAGCGTAGAGTGTGCGCCATGTCGCAGGAGATATCTTTCGAGACGGTTGATTCTGAACAGGTCGCGGGCATTGCGTTCTCGACCACGCTGGCAACCCTGTCCACCGATCTCGACGCCACCATCAACCGGCTCTTTCATCAACTCTCCGACACCGGTGTGACACCACACGGCCCCGTGATTGTTGTGTACACCGATGAGATGCGCACCGATTCCCGCTGGAAGTGCGAAGTCTGCACGCCAATCACCAGGGCAATTAGCGGGCATCCGGTGCTGATCACGCACGAATTGCCCGGCGGCCTCGTCGCCACCGTCACCCACACTGGTCCTTACAACGGGCTGAAAGCGACGTACGACCAGATCTTCGACTGGTTCACCGCGTACGGCCACACCTACGCCGGACCGCCGCGCGAAATCTACCTCAACAGCCCAGCAGAAGTAGCAGACGACGAACTGCTTACGCGAATCGAGTTCCCTTGCGTCGCCAGCATCCGCAGTACAAACCCACGGATGCCGGCGACAGCATGACCTGCTAGCCAACTGGTTAGTGCGCGAACGCCTCAATCGGCGGGCACGAGCACAGCAGGTTGCGGTCGCCGAATGCGTTGTCGACGCGCCGAACCGGTGGCCAGTACTTGCCCGAGACGAGCGAGCGCAACGGATACACAGCTTGTTCACGCGAGTATGCGTGCTGCCAGTCACTCGACACCACTGACTGCGCCGTGTGCGGAGCATTGATGAGGGGGTTGTCATCGGCAGGCCACGTTCCAGCTGCGACAGCATCCGCTTCGTCCTTGATAGCAATCATCGCGTCGATAAAGCGGTCGAGCTCAGCAAGGTCTTCGCTCTCGGTGGGTTCCACCATGAGTGTGCCCGATACCGGGAACGACATCGTTGGTGCGTGGAAGCCGTAGTCGATGAGACGCTTGGCGACATCGTTGTTGTCGATGCCGGTCGCCTCTTTGAGCGGACGCAGATCGAGAATGCACTCGTGAGCAACAAGTCCGTTATCTCCCGCATACAGCACCGGGTAGTGCTCGCGCAGGCGCACCGCGATGTAGTTTGCGGAGAGGACTGCAGCACCGGTTGCCGCCTTAAGGCCAGCTGAACCCATCATGCGCACGTACGCCCACGTGATGGGCAAAATGCTTGGGCTGCCATACGGCGCAGCGCTGACCGCTCCCCCGGCGTGAACATAAGGCCCTGCTTCACCGGTCTGCATGTCGAATGCCGGATGCTGCTGGCTCTGCGCCATCGGATGTCCGGGCAAGAACTCGGCGAGGTGTGCTTTCGCTACAACCGGCCCCACACCCGGTCCGCCACCACCGTGAGGGATGCAGAAGGTTTTGTGCAGATTGAGGTGGCTGACGTCGCCACCGAAGTCACCGAACCGCGCGTAACCGAGGAGGGCGTTGAGGTTGGCGCCGTCAACATAAACCTGTCCACCGGCGTCGTGCACGGCCTGCGTAATTTCGCGCACTTCATGCTCGTACACCCCGTGGGTCGAAGGGTAGGTGATCATGAGGGCGGCGATTTCACTCGCGTGCTCGGCAATCTTGGCGCGCAAGTCACCAAGGTCAACGTTGCCGAGTTCGTCGCAGGCCACGACCACAACCCGCATTCCGGCGAGGGTCGCGCTGGCAGCGTTAGTGCCGTGAGCGCTCGACGGGATGAGGCAGATCGTGCGCTCCACATCGCCGTTGGCGCGGTGGTAGCCGCGAATCGCGAGGAGTCCCGCAAGCTCGCCTTGGCTGCCGGCGTTGGGCTGCAGCGAGGCAGTGTCATAACCGGTGACCTCGGTAAGCCACGATTCAAGGTGCGAAATCATCACCAGGTAGCCAGAAACGTCTTCCGCCGGGGCGAAGGGGTGGATGCCCGCAAACTCTGGCCAGCTCACCGCTTCCATCTCGGTCGCAGCGTTGAGCTTCATCGTGCACGAGCCCAATGGGATCATGCCGCGGTCCAGCGCATAATCCTTATCGGCGAGGTACTTGAGGTAGCGCATCATGCTCGTCTCCGAGCGGTGCGTGTTGAACACCGGGTGAGTGAGGTACTCGCTCGTGCGTTCGAGGGCTTCAGGGACGCTGGTGTCTTCACCCACATAGCTGAAGAAGCCAGGAGCCAGTCCGAAAGCCGCCGCAAGGTCGTTCTCCTGCGCCGCAAAAATACCCTCGTAGGGCTGCGTCGAGACTTCATCGAAGCTCAGACGCACGGTGTCGGCATCCACCACATGAAGAAGGATGTTGAGCTCGAGGGCCTGCGCAGCGATCGCGTGAGCCTGCCCAGGCTTCGTCACCGAAAGGGTGTCAAAGAAAGTCTCGTTCTCGATCGTGTAGCCCGCGGCGCGCAAACGTTCTGCGAAATTGACGGTGTCGTGGTGGATGCGCTGAGCGATCCGCTTGAGTCCCTGCGGACCGTGGTAGACGGCATACATGGATGCCATAACCGCCAGCAAAACCTGGGCGGTACAGATATTGGAGGTCGCCTTTTCGCGGCGAATGTGCTGCTCACGAGCTTGCAAGGAGAGACGGTACGCGGGGTCACCCGCCGCATCCTGCGACACGCCAACGAGGCGGCCGGGCAGCTGGCGTTCGAGACCTTTACGCACCGACATGTAGCCGGCGTGCGGTCCGCCGAAGCCCATCGGAACGCCAAAACGTTGCGTGGTTCCCACAGCAACATCTGCGCCGAGTTCGCCGGGTGACTTCAGGATAGTGAGAGCGAGCAAGTCGGCCGCGACAACCGCGAGCCCCCCGTGAGCCTTGACCGCAGCGATGACGTCGCTGGAATCCCAGACTCGGCCCGACGCACCCGGGTACTGGATGAGTGCGCCAAAGCATTCGGGCAGCTCAGGGTTCGCACCCAGTGTTGCTAGGTCGAGTTCAACAAGCTCAATCCCGACCGCCTCCGCGCGATTCGCGAGCAGAGCCTTGGTTTGCGGAAGAGTGTCTGCATCCACGATGAACACATTCGACTCCACGCGGGCAGCACGACGAGCGAGCAACATTCCCTCGACAGCAGAAGTGCCCTCGTCGAGCATCGACGCGTTCGTGGTGGTCATCCCGGCAAGGTCAGCAACCATTGTCTGAAAGTTGATCAGCGCTTCAAGGCGACCCTGTGAGATTTCGGGTTGGTACGGCGTGTATGCCGTGTACCAGCTCGGGTTCTCGAGCACGTTGCGCTTGATGACGGCCGGCGTGATGGTGTCGTAGTAGCCGAGACCGATCATGCTGCGGCGAACCTTGTTCGCGCCAGCGAGGGCGCGGAGTTCGGCGAGCGCCTGCCGCTCCGAGGCGGGAGCCGGGATCGTGGAATTCACGACAGGAGTCTGGTGGATTGCGGGCGGAACTGCGGCATCCACGAGCGATTCGAGGCTGTCGTAGCCGACGGCGGCGAGCATCGCGCTCTGGGCCTCAGCGTCCGTGCCGATGTGGCGGTCGGCGAAGGTGCCGCTGACGAAAGGATTGGGCATTATTCGCCCGTCAATGCGGTGTATTCGTCGAGGCTCAGCATCGACGGCAGGTCGGCAAATTCGATCTTCACGAGCCAGCCTTCACCGAAGGGGTCACTGTTGACAAGCTCGGGGCTGTCAGCAACAGCGTCGTTCGCTTCGACGACGGTGCCAGCGACCGGAGCGAAGAGTTCGCCCACCGACTTGGTCGATTCGATCTCGCCGACAATCTTGCCGACAGCGACGATGTCTCCCACCTTGGGCAGGTCAACGAACACGATGTCGCCCAGCTTGCCCGCGGCGAAGTCGGTGATTCCGACGGTCGCAACGTTTCCGTCAACCAGCACCCACTCGTGCTCGGCGGTGTACTGCAATTCGCTCTTCTCAGCCATGATCAGGCCTCTCTCTTATAGAAGGGTAGGGATACAACGGATGCAGCAATACGGCTGCCCCGCACATCAATGTGAAGCTCGGTGCCAACCTCGCTCACGTCAGGGTCGACGTAGGCCATGGCGATCGGGTGCCCCAGAGTGGGCGAGAGTGCGCCGGAGGTGATGACTCCGACTTCGGCGTCACCGTGGTAAATCAGGTAGTCGGCGCGACCAGCACGGCGACCTTCTGCGGCGAGACCGACAAGAACGCGAGCTCCAGCATCCGGGCCCACTTCGATTGCCGCACGGCCAACAAAGTCACCCTCCTTGCTGAGGGCAACGACGCGACCAAGCCCGGCCTGCACCGGGAAGGTGCTGAGGTTCAATTCGTGACCGTACAGCGGCATGCCCGCTTCGAGGCGAAGAGTGTCGCGGCAGGCGAGACCGGCGGGCACGAGGCCGAGCGGTTCGCCGGCAACCGTGAGCGCTGCCCAGAGGTCGGCTGCGGCCCCCACGTGAATGTACAGTTCGAAACCGTCTTCGCCGGTGTACCCGGTGCGGCCGATGATGAGGTCGTGGCCGGCAAAGGTGGCAGCGGTTTCGCGATAGTACTTGAGTTCATCAAGCGGTGTCGCGAAGTCTGTGAGGCCTTCAGTTGCTTCAAGGATGGCCCGCGATACCGGTCCCTGCACGGCAATGAGGGCGTAGTCGTCGCTCTCGTCGGTGACCGTGACAGCGAAGTCTGCAGCGCGCTCGGCGAGAGCGGTGGCTGCGGCGAAACGGTTACCCGCGTTCGCCACCACCAAGAAATGTTCGTCAGCGAGGCGGTAGGTGACGAGGTCGTCGATGATTCCGCCGGCCTCATTGAGCAGGAGACTGTACTTCGCTTGCGCGAGAGCAATGCCCGAGAGCTTGCCCGCGAGTGCGTAGTCGAGAAAGGCGCCAGCCTCGGCACCCCGTACGTGGATCTCAGCCATATGCGAGATGTCAAAAATACCTGCGGCTGTGCGCACGGCATGATGCTCAGAGAGGTCGGAGCTGTACCGCACCGGCATCATCCAGCCAGCAAAGTCGGTGAATGACGCGCCAAGCTGTTCGTGGATGCTGTGCAGCGGTGAGTACCTCACCGCAGCAGGTGAAGAGTCGGCGGATGAAGCTGTAGTCGTTGATTCATCGGTCACGGAGTTCTCCTGGCGCGTGGCTAGTGGATAGAACTCCCCCTCTGTGATGAGCCTGAGAGCTTCACGCACCTTCAAGCTAGTGCGCTTTCACCGTCGGCGGAACCTCATGGTGATGCGAGATTCTCTTTCCAGAGTGGCCAGTGCGGTGCGGTACATGAACCTGAGAGATTGGCGGGGAGGCTTGCTCCTTCGGTGCCGTGCTCCGCGTTCGATCACCGGGTGGTGACAAACGCCGGGGCCCGGCTCTCCCGCATCGTTTTGCGGCCCGATGTTCAGTTGTTAGCTCAGCATACCAATCCCCAACGTGTGCAGGCTTACAGCAGGGCCGAGCTGAGCAGCAGACTCGTCTCGCTGTTGACGACACCGTCAACATTGCGCATGCGGGCGAGCACCCGGTCAAAGTTGCTGAGGCTGTCGGTGCGGATGTCTGCCACCAGATCCCAGGCGCCGTTGGTGGTGTGAAGTTCGTGGATCTCTGGCAGCCCTCGCAGCTTGCCGATCACGGCATCCGTAGACCGCCCCTCTACCTCGATAAAAGAGATTGCCCGGATGAAGGATGGATCACGATCTTCGCGAATACGCACCGAAAACCCCAGCACTGTTCCGCCGCTCACGAGGCGGTCAATGCGGCTGGTGACGGTGGCTCTGGTGACATCGAGGCGGCGCGCCAGACTCGCGATCGACTCACGCCCGTCGGCCCTGAGGGCTGCGAGAAGGCGACGGTCGAGATCATCCAATTGAGCCATGCACAAAGTGTATAGGAACGCTCTCAATTATGCTCAGTTGTTGTCAACTAATCGCGTCTAATGGTTGTTGTCGGTGCATAGTGCATATTCGTAACGTGGGGACTAGCCATACTGCAACGAAGGGAGTGACCGTGGTCAACTACGTAGACGTCAACAACATGAGGCGCTGGATTTCTGACACTGGAATCGAGCCAATCATTATGGGCATTGTGGGCTACCTTGAGCAGGATTATGCCAAGTGGCCGCAGTTCGACAAGTCCCCGCGCGTTGCTGCACATTCCCCCGAGGGTGTTATCGAACTCATGCCCACGAGCGACGGCGAAACGTATGCATTCAAGTACGTCAATGGCCACCCCTCGAACCCGGGCAACGGTTTTCAGACCGTTACCGCTCTCGGCATGCTCGCGCGCGTCGACAACGGTTACCCCACTTTCCTTTCTGAGATGACACTGCTCACCGCGTTGCGCACCGCCGCAACTTCGGTGCTCGCGGCCCGCGCTCTTGCTCGCCCCGATTCCCGTGTGCTCGCCCTCATCGGCACCGGCACCCAATCCGAGTTCCAGGCACTCGGGTTCCGCGCCGGCCTCGGTATCACTCAGCTTCGTGCTTGGGACACCGACCCCGCAGCGCTCGACAAGTTCATTCGTAACGTTGAGCCGCTCGGTTTTCAGGTCGTGCGCGCAACCTCCGCTGCGGATGCGGTTGCTGGCGCAGACATCGTCACCACCTGCACCGCAGACAAGACGGATGCAACAATCCTTACAGCAGACATGATCGAACCCGGAATGCACCTTAACGCGATCGGTGGCGACTGCCCAGGCAAGACTGAACTCGAGGCCGCGATCGTGAGGAACGCGACAGTGTTCGTAGAGTTCCCCGAGCAAACCCGCATCGAGGGAGAGATCCAGCAGCTCGAAGCTGACTCCCCCATCACCGAACTGTGGGAGGTGCTGGCAGGAATGGCTGCCGGTCGCACATCAGCGAGTGAAGTTACTCTTTTCGACTCGGTCGGATTCGCGATCGAAGACTTCTCGGCCCTGCGCTACGTGTTTGATTCTGTTCGGGGCACCGACTACGCAACGGACCTTGACCTCATTGCCGAACCATCCGACCCCAAGGACCTGTTCTCGCTCGTGTCGCGCGCACCCGTGCTAACCGCATAGGCGTTCGGTGAGCGTTCAGGCCCCTTCGGCCGCAGTACTAATCCGACCGCACCTGTTCACCCCGAACAGCCAGACGGCCGGCGACAACGCATTCCAGTCGACCGATCCCACGCGCACCCCGGATGAGATTGCTCGCGCCGCGTATGCCGAGTCCACGATGGTCGCAGAAACGTTGCGCGACGCTGGCGTGAACATCCATGTCTTTGAGGACACGGAGAGCACCCGACCTGACAGTGTGTTCCCCAATAACTGGTTCTCGACACACAGCGGCGGGCGCGTGGCCGTGTATCCGATGTACGCTCCGAATCGCCGCACCGAGCGACGCACCGATGTGGTTGAGATGCTCAAGCATGATTTTCGCGTGCAGGATGTGGTCGACTATTCGGGGCTGGAGCACGACGGTATCTACCTGGAGGGCACGGGGGCGATGGTCATCGACCACACGAACCGCGTCGCTTATGCTGCAGAATCGCACCGCGCAAACCCTCTCGCGCTGGAACGGTTCTGTGCCTCGTTCGGCTATGAGCCGATGATGTTCGAGGCGCGAGATAGCCACGGGGTGCCGATTTATCACACCAATGTGATGATGTGCATTGGGACAGATTTTGCGATGATCGGGCTCGACTTGATTGCCTCTGGTGATCGTCGTATGGAGATTGCGGAGCGCTTGACGGAACCTGGCCGCACTCTAATCGATTTGACTGCCGATCAGATTGGAAACTTTGCCGGCAACGCTTTGGAATTGCGCGGGTCGAACGGTCGAATCTTGGCGTTATCTAGTCGCGCGTTGAAGAGCCTCACGGCTGCTCAGCGTTCGGTAATTGAGCAGAGTTGCCAGGTTGTGCCGTTGGATATTCCGACGATTGAGTTGGCTGGTGGATCGGTGCGCTGCATGGTTGCGGGCATCCACCTTGATCGTCGTTCCCGCATGGCTGCCGACGTTGCTGCTGGTGTTCCCGCTGCCGGTACCACCGAAGCAGCACCGACAGCTGGCGCCTAGCTGTTCTGTGGCGCAGTCGGGTCCCTCCGACTGCGCCACAGATCCCAGTGCAGTGCGACGCTAGGGCGACGCGGCGTGCTGGGCTGTCGCTAACTGCAGTTCGGGCGGCAGTCGCGCTGGGACAACGCCTCGAGCATCACAGTGCTGAGCTCGGTGGGGTTGTTTGCTTGGTAGGCGGTTCCGCCAGTCGCTTGCGCGATTTTGCGCATCGCTTCGACGTCGGTATCCGGGCCGATTCCGACGAGCACTACGGGTACCGGCTCGTCGGTGTCTTTGTCGATCATGGAAGTGAGTTTGTCGAGCAGTTGCTGCAGCGAAATTCCGTTGTCGTCTTCGTTGCGGCCGTCAGTGAT harbors:
- a CDS encoding GyrI-like domain-containing protein — its product is MSQEISFETVDSEQVAGIAFSTTLATLSTDLDATINRLFHQLSDTGVTPHGPVIVVYTDEMRTDSRWKCEVCTPITRAISGHPVLITHELPGGLVATVTHTGPYNGLKATYDQIFDWFTAYGHTYAGPPREIYLNSPAEVADDELLTRIEFPCVASIRSTNPRMPATA
- the gcvP gene encoding aminomethyl-transferring glycine dehydrogenase translates to MPNPFVSGTFADRHIGTDAEAQSAMLAAVGYDSLESLVDAAVPPAIHQTPVVNSTIPAPASERQALAELRALAGANKVRRSMIGLGYYDTITPAVIKRNVLENPSWYTAYTPYQPEISQGRLEALINFQTMVADLAGMTTTNASMLDEGTSAVEGMLLARRAARVESNVFIVDADTLPQTKALLANRAEAVGIELVELDLATLGANPELPECFGALIQYPGASGRVWDSSDVIAAVKAHGGLAVVAADLLALTILKSPGELGADVAVGTTQRFGVPMGFGGPHAGYMSVRKGLERQLPGRLVGVSQDAAGDPAYRLSLQAREQHIRREKATSNICTAQVLLAVMASMYAVYHGPQGLKRIAQRIHHDTVNFAERLRAAGYTIENETFFDTLSVTKPGQAHAIAAQALELNILLHVVDADTVRLSFDEVSTQPYEGIFAAQENDLAAAFGLAPGFFSYVGEDTSVPEALERTSEYLTHPVFNTHRSETSMMRYLKYLADKDYALDRGMIPLGSCTMKLNAATEMEAVSWPEFAGIHPFAPAEDVSGYLVMISHLESWLTEVTGYDTASLQPNAGSQGELAGLLAIRGYHRANGDVERTICLIPSSAHGTNAASATLAGMRVVVVACDELGNVDLGDLRAKIAEHASEIAALMITYPSTHGVYEHEVREITQAVHDAGGQVYVDGANLNALLGYARFGDFGGDVSHLNLHKTFCIPHGGGGPGVGPVVAKAHLAEFLPGHPMAQSQQHPAFDMQTGEAGPYVHAGGAVSAAPYGSPSILPITWAYVRMMGSAGLKAATGAAVLSANYIAVRLREHYPVLYAGDNGLVAHECILDLRPLKEATGIDNNDVAKRLIDYGFHAPTMSFPVSGTLMVEPTESEDLAELDRFIDAMIAIKDEADAVAAGTWPADDNPLINAPHTAQSVVSSDWQHAYSREQAVYPLRSLVSGKYWPPVRRVDNAFGDRNLLCSCPPIEAFAH
- the gcvH gene encoding glycine cleavage system protein GcvH, which encodes MAEKSELQYTAEHEWVLVDGNVATVGITDFAAGKLGDIVFVDLPKVGDIVAVGKIVGEIESTKSVGELFAPVAGTVVEANDAVADSPELVNSDPFGEGWLVKIEFADLPSMLSLDEYTALTGE
- the gcvT gene encoding glycine cleavage system aminomethyltransferase GcvT gives rise to the protein MTDESTTTASSADSSPAAVRYSPLHSIHEQLGASFTDFAGWMMPVRYSSDLSEHHAVRTAAGIFDISHMAEIHVRGAEAGAFLDYALAGKLSGIALAQAKYSLLLNEAGGIIDDLVTYRLADEHFLVVANAGNRFAAATALAERAADFAVTVTDESDDYALIAVQGPVSRAILEATEGLTDFATPLDELKYYRETAATFAGHDLIIGRTGYTGEDGFELYIHVGAAADLWAALTVAGEPLGLVPAGLACRDTLRLEAGMPLYGHELNLSTFPVQAGLGRVVALSKEGDFVGRAAIEVGPDAGARVLVGLAAEGRRAGRADYLIYHGDAEVGVITSGALSPTLGHPIAMAYVDPDVSEVGTELHIDVRGSRIAASVVSLPFYKREA
- a CDS encoding Lrp/AsnC family transcriptional regulator: MAQLDDLDRRLLAALRADGRESIASLARRLDVTRATVTSRIDRLVSGGTVLGFSVRIREDRDPSFIRAISFIEVEGRSTDAVIGKLRGLPEIHELHTTNGAWDLVADIRTDSLSNFDRVLARMRNVDGVVNSETSLLLSSALL
- a CDS encoding ornithine cyclodeaminase, translated to MVNYVDVNNMRRWISDTGIEPIIMGIVGYLEQDYAKWPQFDKSPRVAAHSPEGVIELMPTSDGETYAFKYVNGHPSNPGNGFQTVTALGMLARVDNGYPTFLSEMTLLTALRTAATSVLAARALARPDSRVLALIGTGTQSEFQALGFRAGLGITQLRAWDTDPAALDKFIRNVEPLGFQVVRATSAADAVAGADIVTTCTADKTDATILTADMIEPGMHLNAIGGDCPGKTELEAAIVRNATVFVEFPEQTRIEGEIQQLEADSPITELWEVLAGMAAGRTSASEVTLFDSVGFAIEDFSALRYVFDSVRGTDYATDLDLIAEPSDPKDLFSLVSRAPVLTA
- a CDS encoding arginine deiminase-related protein gives rise to the protein MSVQAPSAAVLIRPHLFTPNSQTAGDNAFQSTDPTRTPDEIARAAYAESTMVAETLRDAGVNIHVFEDTESTRPDSVFPNNWFSTHSGGRVAVYPMYAPNRRTERRTDVVEMLKHDFRVQDVVDYSGLEHDGIYLEGTGAMVIDHTNRVAYAAESHRANPLALERFCASFGYEPMMFEARDSHGVPIYHTNVMMCIGTDFAMIGLDLIASGDRRMEIAERLTEPGRTLIDLTADQIGNFAGNALELRGSNGRILALSSRALKSLTAAQRSVIEQSCQVVPLDIPTIELAGGSVRCMVAGIHLDRRSRMAADVAAGVPAAGTTEAAPTAGA